The following proteins are encoded in a genomic region of Anaerolineales bacterium:
- a CDS encoding CdaR family protein, translating to MRRRLPLETLGSLALSVILAFTIWVAAVNDSDPVLERSFASPLTISYVGVEEGLQPVGTIPGEARLTLRAPTSVWEELSAEDFKLTVDLAGLAAGEHRLPIVATTARAPIRIIEIQPAEVSLRLEAASTQTVPVVVEALGELALGYRTSSLQSAPASVEVEGPTSMVQQVVGALAEIDQSGRRQDFDSNVELIAIDSQRQAVEGVRLTPASARVAARVSQLGGYRLVAVIPIIEGDPDPGYQITEIGVTPTLVTVFSATPDAVENLPGFVETDPVDLQGLTGPVEKRVGISVPADVILVGDQTVLVRVGIAPIEITSTLTHELAIEGLRPGLFAGSSPEFVSVILKGPLPTLESIQPEDLLISVDVTGLGPGTHQLTPVVVSLPENVIVQSIVPDSVEIVISTTPIRKSTPAP from the coding sequence ATGCGCCGCCGCCTCCCGCTGGAGACTCTAGGCTCCCTTGCCCTGTCGGTCATTCTGGCGTTCACGATCTGGGTGGCGGCCGTCAACGATTCCGACCCGGTGCTGGAGCGGTCCTTCGCTTCCCCGCTGACGATCAGCTACGTCGGCGTGGAAGAAGGACTGCAGCCAGTGGGGACGATCCCAGGCGAAGCCCGCCTCACCCTTCGGGCACCAACCTCGGTGTGGGAAGAGCTGTCCGCCGAGGACTTCAAGCTGACCGTCGACCTGGCCGGCCTGGCGGCGGGCGAGCACCGGCTGCCGATCGTTGCCACGACGGCACGAGCCCCGATCCGCATTATCGAGATCCAACCCGCAGAGGTCAGCCTGAGGCTGGAGGCGGCCAGCACCCAGACCGTTCCGGTCGTCGTCGAGGCCCTTGGCGAGCTTGCACTGGGGTACCGCACCAGTTCCCTCCAGTCTGCCCCGGCCAGCGTCGAGGTGGAGGGGCCGACCTCGATGGTGCAACAGGTGGTTGGCGCCCTGGCGGAGATCGATCAGTCCGGCCGCCGCCAGGACTTCGACTCCAACGTTGAGCTGATCGCCATCGACAGCCAGCGGCAAGCAGTGGAAGGTGTGCGCCTGACCCCGGCATCGGCGCGGGTCGCGGCCCGCGTCAGCCAGCTCGGCGGCTACCGGCTGGTGGCCGTGATCCCGATCATCGAAGGCGACCCCGACCCCGGCTATCAGATTACCGAGATCGGCGTCACTCCCACCCTGGTGACGGTGTTCTCCGCCACACCGGATGCCGTCGAGAACCTGCCGGGCTTCGTCGAGACCGATCCAGTAGACCTGCAAGGGCTGACCGGCCCGGTGGAGAAGCGGGTGGGGATCTCCGTTCCCGCGGATGTGATCCTGGTTGGCGACCAGACGGTCTTGGTGCGGGTCGGCATCGCCCCGATCGAGATCACCTCTACCCTGACCCATGAGCTGGCGATCGAGGGCTTGCGTCCGGGGCTGTTCGCCGGCTCCTCCCCCGAGTTCGTCAGCGTCATCTTGAAGGGGCCACTCCCGACGCTCGAGTCGATTCAGCCGGAGGACCTGCTGATCTCCGTCGATGTCACCGGGCTCGGGCCTGGCACTCATCAGCTGACACCGGTCGTGGTCTCCCTGCCCGAGAATGTGATCGTGCAGTCGATCGTCCCCGACTCGGTGGAGATCGTCATCTCGACCACGCCGATCCGCAAATCGACCCCCGCCCCTTGA
- the cdaA gene encoding diadenylate cyclase CdaA, which produces MDGLISELAFLLQRLDWAAVLDLILVAAIVFSLLQLARGTQAVVLLRGLILLVAIIALLTALLPLAAFSWLLRAALPALIIAIPVIFAPEIRRALERLGRASSVIGAPAEPSHLERWVEAVANASQRLSDTRQGALIVIERETPLDEYIETGVLLDAVLTPELLLQIFYVNTPLHDGAVIIRRQRLVAAGCVMPLSASGTLSRSPERHMGLRHRAALGISEVSDAVAVVVSEETGGISVAHKGRMIRRLDLNRLRNILIAFHRPRRRGWMPDWLDQLGEQARQRRLARRKE; this is translated from the coding sequence GTGGATGGACTGATCAGCGAGCTGGCTTTCCTCCTGCAACGGCTCGACTGGGCGGCCGTCCTCGACCTGATCCTGGTCGCCGCCATCGTCTTTTCCTTGCTCCAGCTGGCCCGCGGCACGCAGGCGGTCGTGCTGTTGCGCGGACTGATCCTGCTGGTCGCTATCATCGCGCTTCTGACCGCACTCCTGCCCTTGGCGGCTTTCTCCTGGCTGCTGCGCGCCGCCCTGCCGGCGCTGATCATCGCCATTCCGGTCATCTTTGCCCCGGAGATCCGCCGCGCCCTCGAGCGCCTGGGGCGCGCCAGCTCCGTGATCGGGGCTCCGGCCGAGCCATCGCACCTCGAGCGTTGGGTGGAGGCCGTGGCCAACGCCAGCCAGCGGCTGTCCGACACCCGCCAGGGGGCCCTGATCGTCATCGAGCGCGAAACCCCCCTGGACGAATACATCGAGACCGGGGTGCTGCTGGATGCCGTGCTCACCCCCGAGCTGCTGCTGCAGATCTTCTACGTCAACACACCACTCCACGATGGGGCGGTCATCATCCGCCGCCAGCGGCTCGTGGCTGCCGGCTGCGTGATGCCGCTCTCGGCGAGCGGCACCCTCTCCCGCTCACCGGAACGTCACATGGGCTTGCGCCACCGAGCCGCCCTGGGGATCAGCGAGGTCAGCGATGCTGTGGCCGTGGTCGTCTCCGAAGAGACCGGGGGCATCTCCGTCGCCCACAAAGGACGGATGATCCGCCGCCTCGACCTCAACCGCCTGCGCAACATCCTGATCGCCTTTCACCGCCCACGGCGGCGCGGCTGGATGCCCGATTGGCTGGACCAGCTGGGTGAGCAGGCCCGCCAACGTCGGCTGGCGCGCCGCAAGGAGTGA